From the genome of Anopheles moucheti chromosome 3, idAnoMoucSN_F20_07, whole genome shotgun sequence, one region includes:
- the LOC128303671 gene encoding cytochrome b-c1 complex subunit 9, translating to MKLLNNVLLKRTSTYLVGIAGCVFFFERGFDMITDVVFESHNKGKLWKDIKHKYEQ from the exons ATGAAGCTGCTAAACAATGTGCTGCTGAAACGCACGTCCACCTACTTGGTTGGTATTGCGGGATGTGTATTTTTCTTCGAGCGTGGCTTCGATATGATTACCGATGTGGTGTTCGAATCCCATAACAAAGGG AAACTGTGGAAAGACATCAAGCACAAGTACGAGCAGTAA
- the LOC128303670 gene encoding 39S ribosomal protein L18, mitochondrial, which yields MAASAKQILSKIRQTNKITEGTLYVVNRNPRNLERLRLAYKTDGYHLERPVRNFWHRLELNASNKYVTAKLVHFENGTVVECSTTEWALKRHLYKGNDFTAYSTLGKAFASRCLDAGLTEMRCDLKATASVKVDAFLRAVEESGIRLQEPERIRPTYSWDMERPEKPWEVTE from the exons ATGGCGGCAAGCGCGAAGCAAATTCTTTCCAAAATTcgccaaacaaataaaattaccGAAGGAACGCTTTACGTTGTGAACAGAAACCCTAGAAATCTCGAACGTTTGCGACTAGCATACAAAACAGACGGCTATCATCTAGAAAGACCCGTCCGAAACTTTTGGCACAG GTTGGAATTGAATGCGAGCAACAAATATGTTACCGCTAAATTGGTTCACTTTGAAAACGGTACCGTCGTCGAATGTAGCACCACAGAATGGGCTTTAAAGCGTCACCTTTACAAAGGGAATGACTTTACAGCGTACAGCACGCTGGGAAAGGCGTTCGCCTCCCGCTGTTTAGATGCTGGACTAACCGAAATGCGATGTGATCTAAAAGCGACTGCTAGTGTGAAGGTAGACGCATTTCTTCGTGCCGTAGAAGAGAGCGGAATTCGGTTACAAGAACCGGAGCGTATTCGTCCAACTTACTCGTGGGACATGGAACGACCAGAAAAGCCATGGGAAGTTACAGAGTAA
- the LOC128302033 gene encoding probable arginine--tRNA ligase, cytoplasmic, whose translation MSDFDNATKCIRNMEKEIHLLQSEIKNTRNGEALEEDSVELKALMQENTRLKHRLEILQSAIAKEGGSNECTSVPNESILGELQRIFSEAIRKAFSGIPVAAVVTISTSPKFGDYQCNSAMQIAQLLKQQSVKTSPREVAQKLIDVVQTPIACVEKFEIAGAGYVNIFLSRSYGEQRIMSILKEGINAPKMDKKRVVVDFSSPNVAKEMHVGHLRSTIIGDSICRFLEFVGHDVLRINHIGDWGTQFGMLIAHLQDRFPNFQTVSPPISDLQAFYKESKIRFDSDETFKKRAYECVVKLQSGEASYLKAWNLICDVSRKEFQTIYNRLDVKLIERGESFYQSRMKKVVEELKQSGFLEEDEGRLIMWGEDHAGIPLTIVKSDGGFTYDTSDMAAIKQRLHEEKADWLIYVTDAGQATHFQIIFSCAKRAKILDESKHRVDHVGFGVVLGEDGKKFKTRSGDTVKLAELLDEGLKRAMDKLVQKERNLALTHDELVAAQQSVAYGCIKYADLSHNRNNEYVFSFDKMLEDKGNTAVYLLYAYTRIRSIARNCGGDFANNIQKVIESTKINLEHEKEWKLAKVLLRFTDVVLVITKNLSLHYLCEFVYEVCTTFSEFYDNCYCIEKNKQGEIIKVHASRILLCEATSRVLGKCFDILGLKPVHKI comes from the exons ATGTCTGATTTCGATAATGCTACCAAGTGTATCAGGAATATGGAAAAAGAAATTCATCTCCTGCAatctgaaataaaaaatacccGAAATGGTGAAGCGCTGGAAGAGGATAGCGTGGAGCTTAAAGCGCTGATGCAAGAAAACACAAGATTAAAACACCGCTTGGAGATTCTGCAATCG GCTATTGCCAAAGAAGGCGGATCCAACGAATGTACCTCTGTACCAAACGAATCTATTTTAGGTGAACTTCAACGAATTTTCTCCGAAGCAATTCGTAAGGCTTTTTCCGGCATACCGGTAGCGGCCGTGGTGACTATTTCCACATCGCCAAAGTTTGGTGATTATCAGTGCAATAGCGCAATGCAGATTGCTCAGCTACTGAAGCAACAATCGGTTAAAACGTCACCTCGCGAAGTTGCCCAAAAGCTTATTGATGTAGTGCAAACTCCAATTGCTTGCGTTGAAAAGTTTGAAATAGCCGGAGCGGGATAtgtgaacatttttctttctag GTCATATGGAGAGCAACGTATAATGAGCATCTTAAAGGAAGGAATTAATGCACcgaaaatggacaaaaaacGTGTAGTAGTGGACTTCTCGTCGCCCAATGTAGCCAAGGAAATGCATGTGGGCCATTTGCGCTCGACCATTATTGGTGATTCGATTTGTCGTTTTCTGGAGTTTGTTGGCCATGATGTGCTTCGCATAAACCACATAGGCGACTGGGGGACACAGTTTGGCATGTTAATTGCTCATCTGCAGGATCGTTTTCCAAACTTTCAAACCGTCTCACCGCCTATAAGTGATTTGCAAGCATTTTACAAGGAGTCCAAGATTCGGTTTGATAGTGACGAGACATTTAAAAAGCGTGCTTATGAGTGTGTAGTCAAACTCCAAAGTGGAGAGGCTAGCTACTTAAAAGCATGGAACCTAATATGCGATGTATCACGTAAAGAGTTCCAAACCATCTACAACCGGCTGGATGTAAAGCTGATCGAGCGTGGCGAATCGTTCTATCAAAGTCGAATGAAGAAAGTCGTGGAGGAACTAAAGCAAAGCGGTTTTCTCGAAGAAGACGAAGGTCGCCTTATTATGTGGGGCGAAGACCATGCCGGAATTCCGTTAACTATCGTAAAATCGGATGGTGGATTTACGTACGACACTTCCGACATGGCAGCCATCAAACAACGATTACACGAGGAAAAAGCAGACTGGCTCATTTATGTAACCGATGCGGGCCAGGCCACTCACTTCCAGATCATCTTTTCCTGTGCAAAACGGGCTAAAATTCTGGACGAGAGCAAACATCGTGTTGACCACGTTGGCTTTGGTGTTGTGCTTGGCGAAGATGGCAAAAAATTCAAGACCCGGTCTGGCGATACGGTAAAGCTGGCAGAGCTACTCGATGAGGGATTGAAACGGGCAATGGATAAACTGGTGCAAAAAGAACGTAACTTAGCACTCACGCATGACGAGTTGGTTGCCGCACAACAATCGGTTGCGTACGGATGCATCAAATACGCGGATCTATCCCACAACCGTAACAACGAATATGTGTTTTCCTTTGACAAG ATGTTGGAAGATAAAGGTAATACCGCCGTCTACTTACTGTATGCCTACACTCGCATTCGCTCGATTGCCCGAAATTGTGGAGGAGACTTTGCTAACAATATACAAAAGGTGATCGAAAGCACGAAGATCAACCTGGAGCACGAGAAGGAATGGAAGCTTGCCAAGGTGTTGCTCCGTTTCACCGATGTCGTTTTAGTTATCACGAAGAATCTTTCGTTGCATTATCTGTGCGAGTTTGTGTATGAAGTTTGCACCACGTTTAGCGAGTTTTACGATAATTGCTACTGTATTGAAAAGAATAAGCAAG GTGAAATCATCAAGGTTCATGCATCTAGGATTCTGCTGTGCGAGGCCACATCAAGGGTGCTAGGAAAATGTTTCGATATTCTTGGTCTAAAACCGGTgcataaaatctaa